A stretch of Primulina tabacum isolate GXHZ01 chromosome 13, ASM2559414v2, whole genome shotgun sequence DNA encodes these proteins:
- the LOC142521814 gene encoding uncharacterized protein LOC142521814 yields the protein MASTSTTTHATVAHGEKPEKFSGDDFKRWQQKMLFYLTTLSLSRFWKEDPPTVAENETDTNMRAALDAWNQSDFLCKNYILNELDNALYNVYCQVKTAKEVWEMLDKKYRAEDAGLKKFIVGRFLDYKMVDSKSSDESSARITTYLTRDSCGRNESKRVLPSCCVDRETPSVVEGFQELFEAQKKGDGIGGSHCDIEDRRRQQEHRGQVILEANLVENPNEWWVDTGATRHICSNKGMFSTYTPSVGRILYMGNSTTSEVVGTGNVVLKMTSGLEVTLVDALHVPDIRKNLVSGSL from the exons ATGGCATCAACATCTACAACAACACATgcaactgttgcacatggagaGAAACCAGAAAAGTTTTCGGGTGACGATTTCAAAAGATGGCAACAAAAGATGCTTTTCTATCTCACTACCTTGAGTTTGTCAAGGTTCTGGAAGGAGGATCCTCCCACCGTTGCTGAAAACGAGACAGACACCAACATGAGGGCCGCTTTGGATGCTTGGAACCAAAGTGATTTCTTGTGCAAGAACTACATCCTCAATGAACTTGACAATGCATTGTACAATGTGTATTGTCAAGTCAAGACCGCCAAGGAAGTTTGGGAAATGCTTGATAAGAAATACAGAGCGGAGGATGCAGGTTTGAAGAAGTTTATTGTTGGGAGATTTCTGGACTAcaagatggtggactcaaagtcCAGTGATGAGTCAAGTGCAAGAATTACAACTTATCTTACACGAGATTCATGCGGAAGGAATGAGTCTAAGCGAGTCCTTCCAAGTTGCTGCGTTGATCGAGAAACTCCCTCCGTTGTGGAAGGATTTCAAGAACTATTTGAAGCACAAAAGAAAGGAGATGGTATTGGAGGATCTCATTGTGATATTGAGGATAGAAGAAGACAACAAGAGCACCGAGGCCAAG TTATTTTGGAAGCAAATTTGGTGGAAAACCCAAATGAATGGTGGGTTGATACGGGAGCAACTCGACACATATGCTCCAACAAGGGGATGTTCTCCACATACACTCCATCGGTCGGGAGAATACTATACATGGGGAACTCCACTACATCTGAAGTAGTGGGCACCGGAAATGTTGTATTGAAGATGACATCGGGTTTGGAAGTAACCCTTGTTGATGCTCTTCATGTACCGGACATAAGAAAGAACCTCGTGTCGGGGTCTTTGTAG